A portion of the Actomonas aquatica genome contains these proteins:
- a CDS encoding prolipoprotein diacylglyceryl transferase, with protein MTFPAYLPVGPWSLHPHAVFEPLAYFVGARLYFYRRRRDATAPRLPLEATLWLFIGCIFGAWAGSKVLAWVESPSHYFPLAADPRLLLGGKTIAGGILGGWLGIEIAKRALHITHSTGDAFVWPLAVGTALGRIGCFLSGLEDHTYGIATDLPWAVDFGDGLSRHPTQLYESTVVLLLAAGLTALSHRARHPWTSGMSFRLYVGGYLFWRLGVEFLKPRETWFLNLSAIQLASIVGMIIVLVSLRRLARAPT; from the coding sequence GTGACCTTCCCCGCCTATCTGCCCGTCGGTCCTTGGTCGCTTCACCCTCACGCGGTGTTTGAACCGCTCGCCTACTTCGTGGGCGCACGTCTCTACTTTTATCGTCGTCGGCGCGATGCCACCGCGCCACGTCTCCCGCTTGAGGCCACTCTTTGGCTCTTCATTGGCTGCATCTTCGGCGCCTGGGCTGGCTCCAAGGTCCTCGCATGGGTCGAGTCCCCCTCCCACTATTTCCCACTCGCCGCGGATCCGCGTTTGCTACTCGGAGGCAAGACGATCGCCGGCGGCATTCTCGGTGGCTGGCTGGGTATCGAGATCGCCAAACGGGCGCTGCACATCACGCACTCCACCGGCGATGCCTTTGTCTGGCCACTGGCCGTCGGCACGGCTCTCGGTCGCATCGGTTGTTTTCTGTCCGGCCTGGAAGATCACACCTACGGCATCGCCACGGACCTGCCATGGGCCGTCGATTTTGGCGACGGCTTGTCCCGCCATCCCACGCAACTCTACGAATCCACCGTCGTGCTGCTCCTGGCCGCCGGACTCACCGCTCTCTCCCATCGTGCCCGTCATCCCTGGACCTCCGGCATGAGCTTTCGCCTCTACGTGGGCGGTTATCTCTTTTGGCGACTGGGTGTCGAATTCCTCAAACCGCGGGAGACGTGGTTCTTGAACCTGAGCGCCATTCAACTCGCCAGCATCGTCGGTATGATCATCGTGCTGGTGAGTCTGCGCCGCCTGGCCCGCGCGCCGACCTGA
- a CDS encoding radical SAM protein, with protein MDRPYLFAELTNSLCSHCLGKVEAKIIFEGDRVMMHKHCPEHGAERVLISTDVEYYRRCRTTLKPGQMPDVFNTPTRWGCPYDCGLCPDHEQHSCLSLVEVTDACNLQCPICYAESSPHRVTHRSLEHIERMLDAVVRNEAEPDIVQISGGEPTVHPEFFAILDAAKRRPIKHLMLNTNGVRIAREPDFAARLADYQPGFEIYLQFDSLRPDPIKALRGADLLDVRRRALDRLNELNLSTTLVVTLKRGLNDDEMGDIVDFALQQPCVRGVTFQPIQDAGRTEGFDPATDRLTLGGVRQQFLQQTSVFAPDDIIPVPCHPDCLAMGYALKLGDQVTPLTSLIPPELLLKSEGSTIVFEQHPQLREEVFNLFSTSHSPESSAAALRQLLCCLPLVDAPPTLSYNNIFRVLFIQFLDAHNFDVRSVKKSCIHIVHPDGRIIPFDTYNLFYRDDRSHQLEALRRRQSTSVKS; from the coding sequence ATGGACCGCCCCTACCTTTTCGCCGAACTCACCAACAGCCTCTGCTCCCATTGCCTCGGCAAAGTGGAAGCCAAAATCATCTTCGAAGGCGACAGGGTGATGATGCACAAACACTGCCCGGAACACGGCGCCGAGCGCGTGCTCATCTCGACCGACGTCGAATACTACCGGCGTTGCCGCACTACCCTCAAACCCGGGCAGATGCCCGACGTGTTCAACACGCCAACTCGCTGGGGTTGTCCCTACGACTGCGGCCTCTGCCCCGACCACGAACAACACTCCTGCCTGTCGCTCGTGGAGGTCACCGATGCCTGTAACCTCCAATGCCCGATCTGCTATGCCGAATCTTCACCACATCGGGTCACGCATCGTTCGCTCGAGCACATCGAACGCATGCTCGACGCCGTGGTGCGCAACGAAGCCGAGCCCGACATCGTGCAGATCAGCGGCGGTGAACCCACCGTCCACCCCGAGTTCTTCGCCATTCTCGACGCCGCCAAACGCCGCCCGATCAAGCACCTCATGCTGAACACCAACGGTGTGCGCATCGCCCGCGAACCCGACTTCGCCGCTCGCCTCGCCGACTACCAACCCGGCTTCGAAATCTACCTCCAGTTTGACTCACTGCGACCCGACCCCATCAAAGCCCTGCGCGGCGCCGACCTGCTCGACGTGCGCCGACGCGCCCTCGACCGACTCAACGAACTCAATCTCTCCACCACACTGGTCGTCACCCTCAAGCGCGGCCTCAACGACGACGAAATGGGCGACATCGTCGACTTCGCGCTCCAGCAACCCTGCGTTCGCGGCGTCACCTTCCAGCCGATCCAAGATGCCGGGCGCACCGAGGGATTTGATCCCGCCACCGATCGCCTGACCCTCGGCGGCGTGCGCCAGCAGTTCCTGCAACAGACTTCCGTCTTCGCCCCCGATGACATCATTCCGGTCCCCTGTCATCCCGACTGCCTCGCGATGGGTTACGCGCTCAAACTCGGCGACCAAGTCACGCCGCTCACCTCCCTCATTCCGCCAGAGCTGCTCCTGAAAAGCGAAGGTTCGACCATCGTCTTTGAACAGCACCCACAATTGCGCGAAGAGGTGTTTAATCTGTTTTCCACCTCGCACTCGCCCGAGTCTTCGGCCGCCGCCCTGCGCCAACTACTCTGCTGCCTGCCGCTGGTCGACGCACCGCCGACGCTGAGCTACAACAACATCTTTCGGGTGCTCTTCATCCAGTTTCTCGACGCCCACAACTTCGATGTCCGCAGCGTCAAAAAAAGCTGCATTCACATCGTGCATCCCGATGGACGTATCATTCCTTTCGATACCTACAACCTCTTCTACCGCGACGACCGTTCCCACCAACTGGAAGCACTGCGACGCCGTCAATCCACCTCGGTTAAATCCTAA
- the cobT gene encoding nicotinate-nucleotide--dimethylbenzimidazole phosphoribosyltransferase, with translation MNWNTPEIPPLAKELEPVLRASIDGRTKPIGSLGRLEALALQLGLMQATVEPKLAGAAFVVAGDHGFAEDGVSPCPQAVTVQMVLNFLAGGAGINVFARQMGLPLKVVDAGVAAPLPAHPDLVPLSIRAGTRNARLERAMTMDEVDAALSGGESLVAQIAAEGKNAVIFGEMGIGNTASASLLMSALTGTPIAACTGRGAGHDDAGLAHKISILEAVVERHADVWAKPEPLDVLAAVGGLEIAVIVGGMLAAAERRMLIVNDGFIITAALLVAARLNPRVLDYTVFAHGSAEQAHAQLVAELGGKPLLDLGLRLGEGTGAALAWPLLEASVNFLAQMATFESAGVTVPTAP, from the coding sequence ATGAACTGGAACACTCCGGAAATCCCCCCGTTGGCGAAAGAGCTCGAACCCGTGTTGCGGGCGAGCATTGATGGTCGGACCAAGCCGATCGGGTCGCTGGGCCGCTTGGAGGCGCTGGCGCTGCAGCTCGGGCTGATGCAGGCCACGGTTGAACCGAAGCTGGCCGGCGCGGCGTTTGTGGTCGCGGGTGATCACGGGTTTGCGGAGGACGGCGTGAGCCCGTGTCCGCAGGCGGTGACAGTGCAGATGGTGCTCAACTTCCTCGCGGGCGGCGCCGGGATCAATGTGTTTGCCCGACAGATGGGCCTGCCGTTGAAGGTCGTCGATGCGGGTGTGGCGGCGCCCTTGCCGGCGCACCCGGATCTGGTGCCGCTGAGCATTCGGGCGGGGACGCGCAATGCACGCCTTGAGCGAGCGATGACGATGGACGAGGTGGACGCGGCTTTGTCGGGCGGCGAAAGCCTCGTCGCGCAGATCGCGGCGGAGGGAAAGAACGCGGTGATTTTTGGCGAGATGGGCATCGGCAATACTGCGAGCGCGTCGCTGCTGATGAGTGCGTTGACCGGGACGCCGATCGCGGCGTGCACCGGACGGGGCGCCGGGCACGACGACGCGGGGTTGGCGCACAAGATATCCATCCTGGAAGCCGTGGTGGAGCGCCATGCCGACGTGTGGGCGAAGCCCGAACCGCTCGACGTGCTGGCGGCGGTGGGCGGCCTGGAGATCGCGGTCATCGTGGGCGGCATGTTGGCGGCGGCCGAGCGGCGGATGCTGATCGTGAATGATGGCTTCATCATCACAGCGGCGCTGCTGGTGGCGGCGCGACTGAATCCGCGGGTGCTCGACTACACGGTCTTTGCCCATGGCTCGGCCGAGCAGGCGCATGCGCAGCTCGTGGCGGAGTTGGGCGGCAAGCCGTTGTTGGACCTCGGCCTGCGCTTGGGCGAAGGCACGGGCGCGGCGTTGGCATGGCCGTTGTTGGAGGCCTCGGTCAACTTCCTGGCGCAGATGGCGACCTTTGAATCGGCCGGCGTGACGGTGCCGACGGCTCCCTGA
- a CDS encoding AAA family ATPase, producing the protein MQVILTGAPGTGKSALIAELATRGWDVREEVSRQVIAGEGLTPWDHPATWALACAERMGRNRAAATTLRSTLFDRAEMDLWAYLRHAQIEVTVESALMGYAADALIAPLWPDIFQQEPSRPQSWADAVALDARLREVYAEAGFTLHEVPLGSVPERADWVEEWLEARGALRKDAA; encoded by the coding sequence ATGCAGGTGATTCTGACGGGAGCCCCGGGGACGGGGAAAAGTGCGCTGATCGCCGAGCTCGCGACGCGGGGGTGGGACGTGCGGGAGGAAGTGTCGCGCCAAGTCATCGCGGGGGAGGGGCTCACTCCGTGGGATCACCCGGCGACGTGGGCGCTCGCCTGCGCGGAACGGATGGGGCGGAATCGCGCGGCGGCAACGACGTTGCGGAGCACTCTCTTTGATCGGGCGGAAATGGACCTGTGGGCGTATCTGCGGCACGCGCAGATTGAGGTCACGGTGGAGTCCGCGTTGATGGGTTATGCGGCGGATGCGCTCATCGCTCCGTTGTGGCCGGACATCTTTCAACAGGAGCCGAGTCGGCCGCAGAGTTGGGCCGATGCGGTGGCCTTGGATGCCCGGTTGCGGGAGGTGTATGCGGAGGCCGGGTTTACCTTGCATGAAGTGCCGTTGGGCTCCGTGCCGGAAAGGGCCGACTGGGTGGAGGAATGGCTGGAGGCGCGCGGAGCGTTGCGAAAGGATGCGGCATGA
- the cobS gene encoding adenosylcobinamide-GDP ribazoletransferase, which translates to MNWWRREAAAAWTAVMFFTRLPLPSLRHWENGHLQRSAAWFPWVGVVVGGVAAAVWWLAAEVVGLPPLLASGLSLAASVLVTGAFHEDGFADVCDGFGGGYTKERVLEIMKDSRVGAFGAIGIMLMLGLKWQAVAAVSVAQVPLALVSLHVVSRVASGLLMAVQCYVAEEGKAKPLATQLRGGRLIWVIVTGGAALALLPAGAVIPVALTMAAVTAVFALWIQRRIGGYTGDCLGAAQQLSELAGWIALVALGGAA; encoded by the coding sequence ATGAACTGGTGGCGACGAGAAGCAGCGGCGGCGTGGACAGCGGTGATGTTCTTCACCCGCCTGCCGCTGCCCTCGTTGCGCCACTGGGAGAACGGGCACCTGCAGCGCTCGGCGGCGTGGTTTCCGTGGGTCGGGGTGGTGGTGGGCGGCGTGGCCGCCGCGGTGTGGTGGCTGGCGGCGGAGGTGGTGGGGCTGCCGCCGTTGTTGGCGAGTGGTTTGAGTCTGGCGGCGTCGGTGTTGGTGACCGGTGCGTTTCACGAGGATGGCTTCGCCGATGTGTGCGACGGGTTTGGTGGCGGCTACACCAAGGAACGGGTGCTGGAGATCATGAAGGATTCGCGGGTGGGCGCGTTTGGCGCGATCGGGATCATGCTGATGCTCGGGCTCAAATGGCAGGCGGTGGCGGCGGTGTCGGTTGCGCAGGTGCCGCTGGCCTTGGTGAGTCTGCATGTGGTGAGTCGGGTGGCGTCGGGGCTGTTGATGGCGGTGCAGTGTTACGTGGCCGAGGAAGGCAAAGCGAAGCCGCTGGCGACGCAGTTGCGCGGAGGCCGTTTGATCTGGGTGATCGTGACTGGCGGGGCGGCGCTGGCGCTGTTGCCGGCGGGGGCGGTGATACCAGTGGCGCTGACGATGGCGGCGGTAACGGCCGTGTTTGCTTTGTGGATACAGCGGAGGATCGGTGGTTACACCGGCGACTGTTTAGGCGCGGCGCAGCAGTTGAGTGAGTTGGCGGGATGGATCGCGCTGGTGGCGTTGGGAGGTGCGGCGTGA
- a CDS encoding bifunctional adenosylcobinamide kinase/adenosylcobinamide-phosphate guanylyltransferase, translating into MSDLIYLTGPVRSGKSSRAVELAKGWGDDVVFVATYRDSGDDDEMAARLARHRAERPASWRTLEAPRDVVAELAALDPGPSGVVLDCATLWLGDRFERGDEEILAEWSALLAAARAAPWPMVIVGNEIGWAPVPENPAVRRFRDLAGWMGQRAAAAATEAWLMVSGCAVPLKGRTLS; encoded by the coding sequence ATGAGTGACCTGATTTACCTCACCGGGCCGGTGCGCAGCGGCAAAAGTTCGCGGGCGGTAGAGCTGGCGAAAGGCTGGGGGGACGACGTCGTGTTTGTGGCGACGTATCGGGATTCTGGTGACGACGACGAAATGGCGGCGCGCTTGGCGCGGCATCGGGCGGAGCGGCCGGCGAGCTGGCGCACGCTGGAGGCGCCGCGGGATGTGGTGGCGGAGCTGGCGGCGTTGGATCCGGGGCCGTCGGGGGTGGTGCTGGATTGTGCGACCCTGTGGCTGGGCGATCGGTTTGAGCGTGGAGACGAGGAGATTTTGGCGGAGTGGAGTGCGCTGTTGGCGGCGGCGCGGGCGGCCCCGTGGCCGATGGTGATCGTGGGCAACGAAATCGGCTGGGCGCCGGTGCCGGAGAATCCGGCGGTGCGCCGGTTTCGCGATCTGGCGGGCTGGATGGGGCAACGGGCGGCGGCGGCGGCCACGGAAGCGTGGCTCATGGTGAGCGGCTGCGCGGTGCCGTTGAAGGGCAGGACACTCTCATGA
- a CDS encoding cobyric acid synthase, translating to MKALGILGTSSGAGKSWVTAAFCAWLHREGVRVAPFKAQNMSNNAWAMPDGTEMARAQAVQAEACGLAADIAMNPILLKPTGPMGSQLVLNGRAITHQAGKDYYREFDRLWGVVRDVLESWRDRCDVLVMEGAGSPVELNLMERDLVNLRPVRHLDGKWILVGDIDRGGIYAQLAGTWALLPEADRARSLGAIVNRFRGDIGLFPNPQDWLAPHAPGFDVLGTLPFRPDLQPEEEDGLREEDADRGSGDMVAWIRWPHAANLTDCQPWWDDRGVRTVWTKDPALIARAKVVVVPGSKNTIADVRWLHETGLADAIRGAAARGALVIGVCGGYQALGETLRDPTGLAGDAGEVAGLGLLPVETEFVAEKVVAPVTATWGERTWTAYEIHMGRTTRRGGEALQRVVRDGVTVDEGCRHGRVWGTYLHGWFEAPELRQHVAAEAGFGETYAAHPQTWSERRQAIYRAMADHLVEHVNLAPVRRYLGI from the coding sequence GTGAAGGCGCTCGGAATTTTAGGCACGTCGTCGGGGGCGGGGAAGTCGTGGGTGACGGCGGCGTTTTGCGCGTGGCTGCATCGCGAGGGCGTGCGGGTGGCGCCGTTCAAGGCGCAGAACATGTCCAACAACGCGTGGGCCATGCCCGATGGCACCGAGATGGCACGAGCGCAGGCGGTGCAGGCGGAGGCCTGCGGACTGGCGGCCGACATCGCGATGAATCCGATCCTGCTCAAACCCACCGGTCCGATGGGCTCGCAGCTCGTGCTCAACGGCCGCGCGATCACGCATCAGGCGGGCAAGGATTACTATCGCGAGTTCGACCGACTGTGGGGCGTCGTGCGCGACGTGCTCGAAAGCTGGCGCGACCGTTGCGACGTGCTGGTGATGGAGGGCGCGGGCAGTCCGGTGGAACTCAACCTGATGGAGCGCGACCTGGTGAACCTGCGGCCGGTGCGGCACCTCGACGGCAAGTGGATCCTGGTGGGCGACATCGATCGGGGCGGCATCTACGCGCAGTTGGCGGGCACCTGGGCGCTGTTGCCGGAAGCCGACCGGGCGCGGTCGCTGGGCGCGATTGTGAATCGGTTTCGCGGCGACATCGGGCTGTTTCCGAATCCGCAGGATTGGCTGGCGCCGCATGCGCCGGGTTTTGACGTGCTCGGCACGTTACCGTTCCGGCCGGACCTGCAACCGGAGGAGGAGGACGGCCTGCGCGAGGAGGATGCCGACCGCGGCAGCGGTGACATGGTGGCGTGGATACGTTGGCCGCACGCGGCCAATCTGACCGATTGTCAGCCGTGGTGGGACGATCGGGGCGTGCGCACGGTCTGGACGAAAGATCCGGCGTTGATCGCGCGGGCCAAGGTCGTGGTGGTGCCGGGCTCGAAGAACACCATCGCCGACGTGCGATGGTTGCACGAAACCGGCTTGGCGGACGCGATCCGCGGCGCGGCGGCGCGCGGGGCGCTGGTGATTGGCGTGTGTGGCGGTTATCAGGCTTTGGGCGAAACGTTGCGTGACCCAACCGGATTGGCCGGTGACGCCGGCGAAGTGGCGGGGCTGGGGCTGTTGCCGGTGGAGACGGAATTTGTGGCCGAAAAAGTGGTGGCGCCGGTGACGGCGACGTGGGGCGAGCGGACGTGGACGGCCTACGAGATTCACATGGGACGCACCACGCGACGTGGCGGCGAAGCCTTACAACGGGTGGTGCGCGACGGGGTGACGGTCGACGAAGGTTGTCGTCACGGCCGGGTATGGGGCACCTACCTGCACGGATGGTTTGAGGCGCCGGAATTGCGGCAGCATGTGGCGGCGGAGGCGGGCTTTGGCGAAACGTATGCGGCGCACCCGCAGACTTGGAGTGAGCGAAGGCAGGCGATCTACCGCGCAATGGCGGATCACTTGGTGGAGCACGTAAATCTGGCGCCGGTGCGACGCTACCTGGGGATCTGA
- a CDS encoding pyridoxal phosphate-dependent aminotransferase: MHHAHGDDAYRQAHPVRLDFSSNVWPTPAVATQTALQAHLAAELTRIDHYPEAMAETFTAELAAQLAVPAEAVWVCNGAADAIDRIALIWRERPAAIGRPTFAEYAEAARRHGQVVMDAGDGDAPDATPGALVWWCNPNNPTGTVTPRDEVLARVDAAPDGLFVVDQAYADFAAEPAVSAADAVVRPNLLLVRSMTKLHALPGLRLGYVVGAPVLVERLRERAVPWAVNRLALAAGRFLLGRSGPSADEMAQRRREARTLAGVLAQVRGITVRPSGTHYFLWRNNKAPAARLKADLVREHGILIRDAGNFDGLDAHWARVAARGEDDDQTLVEAVWRWML; this comes from the coding sequence GTGCATCACGCCCACGGAGATGATGCCTATCGGCAGGCGCACCCGGTGCGTTTGGACTTCAGTTCCAACGTATGGCCGACGCCGGCGGTCGCGACGCAAACGGCCTTGCAGGCGCATCTCGCCGCGGAGCTGACGCGGATCGATCATTATCCGGAAGCAATGGCGGAAACCTTCACCGCGGAGTTGGCGGCGCAACTGGCGGTGCCGGCCGAGGCGGTGTGGGTGTGCAATGGCGCGGCGGATGCGATCGACCGCATCGCGTTGATTTGGCGCGAGCGTCCGGCCGCCATCGGTCGGCCGACCTTTGCGGAATACGCCGAAGCCGCGCGGCGGCACGGGCAGGTCGTGATGGATGCCGGTGACGGTGACGCGCCGGACGCCACTCCCGGGGCCTTGGTGTGGTGGTGCAATCCCAACAATCCGACCGGGACGGTGACGCCGCGGGACGAGGTGTTGGCGCGAGTGGATGCGGCGCCGGATGGTCTGTTTGTCGTGGATCAGGCCTACGCCGACTTTGCCGCTGAGCCTGCGGTGAGTGCGGCGGACGCGGTGGTCCGACCCAATCTGTTGTTGGTGCGTTCGATGACCAAACTGCACGCGCTGCCAGGTTTGCGGTTGGGTTATGTGGTGGGCGCGCCGGTTTTGGTGGAGCGATTGCGGGAACGCGCGGTGCCGTGGGCGGTGAACCGATTGGCGCTGGCGGCGGGGCGTTTTCTGTTGGGGCGGTCAGGCCCGTCGGCAGACGAGATGGCGCAGCGGCGGCGGGAGGCGCGGACCTTGGCGGGGGTATTGGCGCAGGTGCGGGGCATCACCGTGCGGCCGAGTGGCACGCATTATTTCCTGTGGCGTAACAACAAGGCGCCGGCGGCGCGGCTGAAGGCCGACCTGGTGCGCGAGCACGGCATCCTGATTCGTGACGCGGGCAACTTCGACGGACTGGACGCACATTGGGCGCGGGTGGCGGCGCGCGGCGAAGACGATGATCAAACCTTGGTGGAGGCCGTGTGGCGATGGATGTTGTGA
- a CDS encoding histidine phosphatase family protein: MRHTRVAVEPGVCYGRTNVPVAETFAEEAAAVRAGLPDRPRLVWTSPATRCVRLAESLGGPLRVDERLWELNFGEWEGRRWETFHDARSDAWAVDPWNGRPPGGESGAEMSARVAAVREDIWAEARGGDGVVAVVAHAGVLRAWRHLTGRTTLEEAMAWPVPFGSVWPDELAKSGEGPEEVVGGCR; the protein is encoded by the coding sequence GTGCGTCATACGCGCGTGGCGGTGGAACCAGGCGTGTGTTACGGGCGGACGAATGTGCCGGTGGCGGAGACCTTTGCCGAGGAAGCGGCGGCGGTGCGGGCGGGGTTGCCGGACAGACCGCGGTTGGTGTGGACGAGTCCGGCGACGCGTTGCGTGCGGCTGGCGGAGTCCTTGGGCGGACCACTGCGGGTGGACGAGCGGCTGTGGGAGCTGAATTTTGGCGAGTGGGAAGGGCGGCGTTGGGAAACGTTTCATGACGCGCGCAGCGATGCGTGGGCGGTGGATCCGTGGAATGGGCGACCGCCGGGCGGCGAGAGTGGCGCGGAGATGTCGGCGCGAGTGGCGGCGGTGCGGGAGGACATCTGGGCGGAGGCGCGCGGCGGGGATGGAGTCGTGGCGGTGGTGGCGCACGCCGGCGTGTTGCGGGCGTGGCGGCACCTCACGGGGCGGACCACGCTTGAGGAGGCGATGGCCTGGCCCGTGCCCTTCGGCAGCGTGTGGCCGGATGAGTTGGCGAAAAGTGGTGAAGGGCCCGAGGAAGTTGTTGGCGGATGCCGATGA
- the cobO gene encoding cob(I)yrinic acid a,c-diamide adenosyltransferase, translating to MNDNENRKITDPTEHKEAMQDMQESMRAKMRAAKEKKGLIIVNTGNGKGKTTAGFGVVVRTLAHGGKAVVVQFIKSSPDAVAKLLKSDNLTWHATGGGFTWDTQDRDGDIALCEQGWALATAAMDDPEVNLVMMDELNVVLRYDYLPLERVLEKLRTKRPDLHVIITGRDAAPEVVELADLVTEMKEIKHPFAQGVKAQRGIEF from the coding sequence ATGAACGATAACGAAAACCGCAAGATTACCGATCCCACCGAACACAAAGAAGCCATGCAGGACATGCAGGAAAGCATGCGGGCGAAGATGCGCGCGGCGAAGGAGAAGAAGGGGCTCATCATCGTGAACACCGGCAACGGGAAGGGCAAAACCACCGCCGGCTTTGGCGTGGTGGTGCGCACGCTCGCCCACGGCGGCAAGGCGGTCGTGGTGCAGTTCATCAAGAGCTCGCCCGATGCGGTGGCCAAGCTGCTCAAGAGCGACAACCTCACGTGGCACGCCACGGGCGGCGGTTTCACCTGGGACACGCAGGACCGCGACGGTGACATCGCGCTGTGCGAGCAGGGTTGGGCGTTGGCGACGGCCGCCATGGATGATCCCGAAGTGAACCTCGTCATGATGGACGAGCTCAACGTGGTGCTGCGCTACGACTACCTGCCGCTCGAGCGCGTGCTGGAAAAACTGCGCACGAAACGTCCGGATCTTCATGTCATCATCACCGGCCGCGACGCAGCGCCCGAGGTGGTGGAGCTGGCCGATCTCGTCACCGAGATGAAGGAAATCAAACATCCCTTCGCCCAAGGCGTAAAAGCCCAACGCGGCATCGAGTTTTAA
- the cbiB gene encoding adenosylcobinamide-phosphate synthase CbiB, producing the protein MDVVTIAWAALGTGYALDLLLGDPRWLPHPIVGYGRAIRVGERWLNRGDARARFVRGAVMATVLVAGTAALWAGLEQVAAWAGAGWLWAVGATGVFFGLANRTLIAEGRAVFVALDESLAAGRARLAWIVGRDTADLDAQQVRTAVAETMAENLSDGVVAPLFFWGIAGVPGMMAYKMVNTLDSMIGHRDARYEFFGKWAARLDDVANFVPARLTAGLMVLLSGRWGAARIVWRDGRAHESVNAGYPEAAMAGIFRLRCGGPTRYDGEWVEKPWIGDEARPIGRHEIHGWARLNQAVCFTMLLMAGGLRMWICR; encoded by the coding sequence ATGGATGTTGTGACGATCGCTTGGGCCGCGCTGGGCACCGGTTATGCGCTGGATCTCCTGTTGGGCGATCCGCGCTGGCTGCCGCATCCGATTGTTGGATACGGCCGGGCGATCCGTGTTGGGGAGCGTTGGTTGAATCGGGGCGACGCCCGCGCGCGTTTCGTGCGCGGCGCGGTGATGGCCACGGTTCTGGTGGCGGGCACGGCGGCGTTGTGGGCCGGGCTGGAGCAGGTGGCGGCGTGGGCCGGCGCGGGCTGGTTATGGGCGGTGGGGGCGACCGGCGTGTTTTTTGGTTTGGCCAACCGCACCCTGATCGCCGAAGGGCGGGCGGTGTTCGTCGCGTTGGACGAGAGTCTGGCGGCGGGGCGGGCGCGACTGGCGTGGATCGTGGGGCGCGACACGGCGGATCTCGACGCGCAGCAGGTGCGCACGGCGGTGGCCGAAACGATGGCGGAGAACCTGAGTGATGGCGTGGTCGCGCCGCTGTTCTTTTGGGGCATCGCGGGAGTGCCGGGCATGATGGCCTACAAGATGGTGAACACGCTCGATTCGATGATCGGGCATCGCGATGCGCGCTATGAGTTTTTCGGCAAGTGGGCGGCGCGTTTGGATGACGTCGCCAACTTTGTGCCGGCGCGGCTCACCGCGGGGTTGATGGTTTTGCTGAGCGGACGCTGGGGCGCGGCGCGTATCGTGTGGCGCGACGGCCGGGCGCATGAGAGCGTGAACGCCGGTTATCCGGAGGCGGCGATGGCGGGCATCTTCCGACTGCGCTGCGGAGGCCCGACGCGTTATGACGGTGAGTGGGTGGAGAAGCCCTGGATCGGAGACGAGGCGCGCCCGATTGGTCGCCACGAAATTCATGGGTGGGCGCGGCTGAATCAGGCCGTTTGCTTCACCATGCTGTTAATGGCCGGAGGCCTGAGGATGTGGATATGCAGGTGA
- a CDS encoding ABC transporter ATP-binding protein, translating to MKALELKDVGVAGRLQPLDLSVEAGQLVGLVGPNGSGKSTLLSAAAGLLPASGQVCWQERKLDELAVMERGRMAAWVPQEAHFSFGFTVRSVVAQGRFAHGDDGNGVEEALQRLDLMELADRPVDRLSGGERHRVMLARALAVRPRLHFWDEPLAALDVRHALEVLVLARELADQGAAVLLSLHDLRVAHCLDQVVMLDRGQLRAKGPPAEVLSAGHLEHVFGVKLRTAPGMILELP from the coding sequence ATGAAGGCGCTGGAGCTGAAAGACGTTGGTGTTGCGGGGCGGTTGCAGCCTTTGGACCTGAGTGTGGAGGCCGGGCAATTGGTCGGCTTGGTGGGGCCCAATGGCAGCGGGAAGTCGACGTTGCTGTCGGCCGCGGCGGGGTTGTTGCCGGCCTCAGGACAGGTGTGCTGGCAGGAGCGGAAGCTGGATGAACTGGCCGTGATGGAACGGGGCCGGATGGCGGCGTGGGTGCCGCAGGAGGCGCATTTTTCCTTTGGTTTCACCGTGCGTTCGGTGGTCGCGCAGGGTCGCTTTGCGCATGGCGACGACGGCAACGGCGTGGAGGAAGCGCTGCAACGCCTCGACCTCATGGAGCTGGCGGATCGGCCAGTGGATCGGCTGTCCGGCGGCGAACGTCATCGCGTGATGTTGGCGCGGGCTCTGGCGGTGCGACCGCGGCTGCATTTTTGGGATGAACCGCTGGCCGCGCTCGATGTGCGGCATGCGCTCGAGGTGTTGGTGCTGGCCCGTGAGCTGGCGGACCAAGGCGCAGCGGTCCTGTTGTCGCTGCACGACTTGCGCGTGGCGCACTGCCTGGATCAGGTGGTGATGCTGGACCGCGGTCAGTTGCGGGCGAAGGGACCGCCGGCGGAGGTGCTCAGTGCGGGACACCTGGAGCATGTATTCGGCGTTAAACTACGCACCGCGCCCGGAATGATTTTGGAACTGCCATGA